The Hevea brasiliensis isolate MT/VB/25A 57/8 chromosome 1, ASM3005281v1, whole genome shotgun sequence DNA segment GTTATCCATTGCTTAATTATTGCTAATCACATGAGGAATTTTTTCCCGTCTAAAACTGGAGGTGCATACAGGTCAAGTCGGTTAATCATACATAGTAACAAATGTTAGAattaatagtaaaaattttataacaataccaattttattatttataaagctaatatacaataataatataaataattactattaacaatatataaaaaagatataacaataattattgttattattaaaaaaattttaataattgattGTTGttgtcaattattttttttttcagcaattaaaattttattataaaaacctATGATTACAATTTTATAGCAGCAACATACAACAATTCATATATTGCTATCATAAACTTATGGTAATAAATTTTATACATTTAGCAGTAAAAATTGTTgatgctaattttttttttttgtagtgatATATAAGTTTGAATTCTTAGATTTTCACATTATTTTGGGTTGTAAGACAttattttgggttgtaaaatatcTCAAATCTCATCTTTATAGAGCAAGTTCTTATCGGATTATTTCGGATTATGGGTTGATTTGGATTACCCATTGAATCACTCTGAAAAAAAGATTTTATGCCAATTTGGATTTTGTGGATTATTTCAAGttaaattgttaaaattttttcaaaaaattaagtTTCTCcatttaattttcaagttaattaGGAACCTAAATAAGTTATTTTCAAGTCGGGTtgtatgaatttcattcaattttgtGAATAATtcgaatttaattcattttaaattttgtgCAAATTGAAATGAGTTGAATTAGACATATTTGGATCAATTTAGTGGATCAAGTATGACATCTATCCTAGTctaacaaataatttaatttttttcataatttcacAAATTCCAATCAAATTAAAACTCATTGGTGTACAAATAATCCAATGACATTCAATATTTGTTTCATGTATATTCTTCAAATCTATATGCTACTTTTTCTAAAAATTGGGTTCGAGTAATTTCCATTCCCCGAATATTGGTTGCCTGGAATGAACGTTAGTTAATAGGCAGCATAAAAATCCAATTTGAGTATTtggaagataattaaataattggaAGCTAATGAATTAATACTCTGGCAGTTTCTGGCAATTACTGATCATGAGAACTCTGCCACAAATTATTAGTATGTGGTTTTATCTGGCAGTAATAGGCAGATGCTGGGGTCCTTGACAAGGATCTTAAGCATTATTGCCTAAGGCTTTATCATATATTGCAAATGAGAGAAAGAAATGCTTCCCTGAAAGGTATGGCTTGGGAATGAATATTGAAATCTGACAAATAGCATCACACTTAAAGGAAACTAAGTTGGTTACACACAAATCTCTTTCACCCCATATATCAACACACAGAGCAAGCTACCAATTTTCAACTTGGATAAAGAAATTGATTCTTATTGTTCAAATTCAAAGCTCAGACCTTTTGTATTACCAGACAAACTCTCGACCACTAGGCTACTGGCTTAATGTCATATGAGATATTAATAACATAGTCTTATTTGATATTATCATTTATATTGGTTGAGATAAAGAGATTCATGTTCAAATTTTACTTGTTAAGTACTCATTCAAGCTTGTTCTTGTTGTCCAAAGCTTGTTCAAAGTTACTAGTATTGCATATTATTTTGATAGAAACGAaactattaaataaaaaaaaaagtattaaaattagATTGGTTCAAGTTACAATCACATAAATTGATGTATGAAGTGTGAAATTTACCCATTAACTTGAGCAACATGATAATCAGATTGGATTGGTTCAAATGCAATACCCTATTTGTGAACATCACCCATTTATCCCAAGGAAGGAGACAAATTAAGAGTGTGTATATAGTACAAATATTGGAAGCAGGAAAACATCCAAATATTGCAGGATTATGACagtaaatgtttatttaataCTCATATCAATTCCCATTTTTGAATTGAAAAAGAATCATGATTTCAGATCATACAACTGGCTGCTACCGAGTAATCCCTATGATAATGGAACAATCCTAACAGGCAGCAATAAGGAACTCCTTTTTAATAAACCATATCAGCAATTACAGAAAACCAAAATAAAGATCGCTTTTCGACTTTGATTTAATCATAGAAATTACAAACTTAAAATCATTGAAACATTCAATTCCTAATTGCAGGTTTCTTTGGTTCAAAAATCCATCTTTGTCTCCCTGAGATGAAGTTGGTAGACACAAGACAGCATATCCGAAATTGCAGGTTTCTACTCTACAATCGCAAGTATATATATAGAGTTTTGACACTTGTTCTGCCACTTGAATGGCTTCAGAATTGTTAAGGGCAACAAGCAGTTGAACTCATCAAGGAAGTGTGCAGTTATTGTTGTTGAATTCTCAGCTCATCATCCCTGCAAAAATTAAATGAATGATTGGAACCAGTACAACTCTTGGCATCTCCATTGGAAAGTGGCATTCATAACACATGAAACTGATCCTCCACTTTATTCCTTCGCATATTATGAGCAGAAATATGTTTGCAAACTTTTTGCTTGGCCTTAGTCTACTCTGTGAAATACATGTAACTTGGATTTCGATTATAACTCTCATCTACTTTGTCCACCACGAGTGTGTTGCTAGACAATGAAATTGGAGAAACAGTTGTAGATGAAGTACACTCCGAGCTCTCATCATGGTGGGATTCAGAACTTGGTGCAGAAGACGAGCAGGTCATTTGTCTGACCACAAGACGTTTAGGAAAAATTCTTGTTGATGCATTGTTTTTTCTCACTTTTACTGAGTCATTTGTTGatgaatatgaataaatactGGCAATGTTATCTTCACTTTTCCTGGAAAATGGAATCTCTGATTCAGTATGAATTTCTTCCATCAGTCGGTTTTCCCATGGCTTGGCGGCCATCCACCGATCTAGCCAGCTCCATCCCAGGCTGCTGTCATCCAGCCTTTGATTCTTGACAGATGATGCTGACTTGTTTGTTCTTCTAGCTGGGCTTGCACATGATCTTGATTGCTGAAAGCAAGAAAAGAATGTGCATTCAAAAACTCAAAAACACAAAACTAGTGAATCTTAACCATTATCTTTCTTTATGATGCGATGTTATAGAGTTTACTTCTTCCAGTCTTAACTGCCTAGCAAGCCCTGTAAACTTCATTACCTGTTGAGAGGAGTATGCAattgctctctctctcttgatGACTCCTTCTTGCCTCATTTGTAACTTTCCTCTAACTTCATCCACAGTTCCAAGACAATCACACCATCCTCGCTGCAAATTTTTAAGACAATATTATTCACATTAACATCACCTtctcattattttattataaaagcaTTCTAATAATGGACAATGGAATAAATTATGGAACATCGGCTGCAATTACCTCAGCCTGCTTGGTGGGATCAGCCATGTGGTGTTCACCCAATAATTTCTGCACAGCTTGGCCTTCTGAAGACATTCTGGCACCCTGTGCCCTCACTCGAGCCTGAACCCTGACAAGAGCTTGCATGCCCCTTAGTGTCACGGCAGCCTGCTTTCTTACCTGCCGACCACGAAATATAGCTTGGATCCTCACCACTGCTTTCAAGGCCCTCAATGCCCGCCTTGCctgcaaatttacaaaaatttccaCAAACAAAACAAAATGTAACTAGCAGGAATAAATTCTAAAATACACATCAAATGCAACCAAATTACAAGAGAACATCTAATTGAAGTAAAGTGAAAATTCAGGAAATAAGTACTTTACAACAACTATAACATGATTCTGAGGGTGTACTGATTTTATAACTTAGCGTCCTAATCCAAGAGGATTACAAGTGATGGTTTCCAAGCAAATTATGTGATTATTTAAAGATAGAACGATTTGTAAGCAATTCTTCCCTTAGAAAATAGAGGAAATGAACACATTTGCAAAACAGATTTCCCAGTTCACACTCAACCTAGCAAAGCAGATTTATACATATTTGAGTGGAAATTAcaagtaaaaaaatttttaagaacCTAAGATGTAATTTTAGTTCCTTTTTCTAGTTTACCTAACACGACAATAATGTGCTTCCTTGTTAGCTGTTACctttttagtttttaatttttaatttttaaaattccatCTTATTGTTCTTTTATCAGTTTttattggaaaataattgaacttAACTCA contains these protein-coding regions:
- the LOC110634051 gene encoding protein IQ-DOMAIN 8-like isoform X2; this encodes MGSSGKWLKSLITLKKLPSTDLEKQRDNKGKKKWKLWRSSSEGFGPSSSKELKRVHVASLESSMVLDHAFAAAMATVARAPPRDFLVVKQEWAAIRIQTAFRGLLARRALRALKAVVRIQAIFRGRQRGWCDCLGTVDEVRGKLQMRQEGVIKRERAIAYSSQQQSRSCASPARRTNKSASSVKNQRLDDSSLGWSWLDRWMAAKPWENRLMEEIHTESEIPFSRKSEDNIASIYSYSSTNDSVKVRKNNASTRIFPKRLVVRQMTCSSSAPSSESHHDESSECTSSTTVSPISLSSNTLVVDKVDESYNRNPSYMYFTE
- the LOC110634051 gene encoding protein IQ-DOMAIN 6-like isoform X1 yields the protein MGSSGKWLKSLITLKKLPSTDLEKQRDNKGKKKWKLWRSSSEGFGPSSSKELKRVHVASLESSMVLDHAFAAAMATVARAPPRDFLVVKQEWAAIRIQTAFRGLLARRALRALKAVVRIQAIFRGRQVRKQAAVTLRGMQALVRVQARVRAQGARMSSEGQAVQKLLGEHHMADPTKQAERGWCDCLGTVDEVRGKLQMRQEGVIKRERAIAYSSQQQSRSCASPARRTNKSASSVKNQRLDDSSLGWSWLDRWMAAKPWENRLMEEIHTESEIPFSRKSEDNIASIYSYSSTNDSVKVRKNNASTRIFPKRLVVRQMTCSSSAPSSESHHDESSECTSSTTVSPISLSSNTLVVDKVDESYNRNPSYMYFTE